In Candidatus Defluviilinea proxima, a single genomic region encodes these proteins:
- a CDS encoding VOC family protein, producing MSKRNIVHVEIPSVNVEAAGKFYQGLFGWKLNPMPEMNYTMWEDGSGSGGGFPQVSDVNPAGQVLVYIDSDNIETDLKNVEKLGGKVLYKKTEIPGMGWFAIFQDPTGNVLGLYTSMNPDATT from the coding sequence ATGTCCAAGCGAAATATTGTCCATGTTGAAATACCATCTGTGAATGTGGAGGCGGCAGGGAAGTTTTATCAGGGATTGTTTGGTTGGAAACTTAATCCCATGCCTGAGATGAACTACACGATGTGGGAAGATGGCAGCGGCTCTGGCGGCGGCTTTCCGCAGGTATCGGACGTGAACCCTGCAGGGCAGGTGCTGGTCTATATCGATAGCGACAATATCGAAACCGACCTGAAGAATGTAGAGAAACTTGGAGGGAAAGTTCTCTACAAGAAGACCGAGATCCCTGGGATGGGGTGGTTTGCTATCTTTCAAGATCCCACCGGCAATGTACTGGGACTTTACACAAGCATGAATCCTGATGCCACCACATAG
- a CDS encoding ABC transporter permease — protein MNDLRAIPGVEAVIPREYLMTGILLKYQKLEGSMSITGVAVKDLSELGLEAIEGSTALGRGAIVVGPMVASNFYDPRLRPGQEPPPPPQLFDQQVQMIASKWDAQGTEIRKNFSVRVTGVLKETRGESDWTIYMPLDQVKSLNEWAQNRRINYNKESYGQVIVKVTNVDEVIDITDQITEMGFQAYTPQSFVQGINNFFVVLQVIFGGVGAIALLVAAIGIANTMAMSILERTREIGLMKAVGATNRDVLAIFLGEASGIGFLGGLGGVLIGWLAGQGINVLAIVYLANQATQQGGAPPSVAVYTPLWLPLFALLFSTLIGMLSGLYPALRAATMIPVLALKYE, from the coding sequence TTGAACGATCTTCGCGCAATTCCCGGTGTTGAGGCTGTTATCCCGCGGGAATACTTAATGACGGGTATCTTACTCAAATATCAGAAGCTTGAAGGTTCGATGAGTATCACAGGTGTGGCAGTGAAGGACCTCAGCGAACTGGGCTTGGAAGCCATTGAAGGTTCTACTGCCTTGGGGCGTGGCGCGATTGTTGTTGGCCCGATGGTCGCCAGTAATTTTTACGATCCTCGTCTCAGGCCCGGACAGGAACCTCCGCCTCCACCTCAACTGTTCGATCAACAGGTTCAAATGATTGCATCCAAGTGGGATGCACAGGGAACGGAGATACGTAAGAACTTTAGCGTGCGTGTGACGGGTGTCCTCAAGGAAACGCGCGGCGAGTCAGACTGGACCATTTACATGCCTCTCGATCAAGTTAAGTCACTGAACGAGTGGGCGCAGAATCGCCGCATCAACTACAACAAGGAAAGTTACGGCCAAGTTATTGTAAAAGTAACCAACGTGGATGAAGTGATCGATATTACCGATCAGATCACAGAGATGGGATTTCAGGCATACACGCCACAATCTTTTGTTCAAGGAATCAATAACTTCTTTGTAGTCTTGCAAGTCATCTTTGGTGGCGTTGGTGCGATTGCCTTGTTGGTTGCCGCCATCGGCATTGCGAACACCATGGCCATGTCTATTCTGGAACGCACGCGCGAGATCGGTTTAATGAAAGCCGTCGGTGCAACCAATCGTGATGTGCTCGCCATCTTTTTAGGGGAAGCTTCAGGCATTGGCTTTCTTGGTGGCCTCGGTGGTGTGCTCATCGGTTGGCTCGCCGGACAGGGCATCAACGTCCTGGCGATTGTATACCTTGCCAATCAAGCTACACAGCAGGGTGGTGCGCCTCCCAGCGTAGCCGTGTACACGCCGTTATGGCTCCCATTATTTGCACTTCTCTTTTCTACTTTGATTGGAATGCTTTCAGGGCTGTATCCCGCTCTGCGTGCCGCGACAATGATTCCTGTGCTGGCTCTCAAATACGAGTAG
- a CDS encoding FAD-binding protein: MSLHPDFVNELRKHFTGHIRLDTASKILYSTDASMYQIEPLGVAISKTQDDLQSAVELAAKYKVPILPRGAGSSLGGQAIGQALILDCSRWLDSILNIDPNSRTAIVEPGVVLADLNSAAAKHDLMFGPDPASAERATMGGVIGNNATGAHSILYGMSADHLLSADVILADGTLETWDESIRSKLASTVETIREKYVDLVKQHYPKTWRNSAGYRLNYLLPWSPVAPPRWIGDTYPANLKPGTWNLAPLLAGSEGTLAVMRHAKVNLVPKPKHTILGVLAYQSIADACDDVPRLLTFEPSAIELIPRMILQLARSVPAYARQMGWIFGDPAAVLVVEFSGDQPSALKDAVRRIGAVLAIAESKEEQTKVWNIRKMGLGILDSRPQAARPVAFIEDCAIPVERLGEFVREVERIMSAHSTEGGIYAHASAGCLHIRPVLNLQSGEGVRAMRSISEQVFKLTMSLGGSMSSEHGDGIVSGEWIEKTYGKEMTDAMRALKYAADPDNLLNPNKLFDAPPMDTHLRFDESYQVKAWNSSLHFGHERGIAGAIEHCNGQGVCRKTNGVMCPSYQATREEQNSTRGRANLLRAMIAFSDEQLSVSRSREELMNATYQALDLCLACKGCKAECPSGVDMAKLKYAFENEYYKSHRRPLRDYAFGYFDVTAKLAASIAPLSNAVMSIPLLKNILAKVLGVTEKRPFPKFATRRAKTLTTEPRSHGEKIIFMSDAFARYIEPDVEQAAFDVLAACGYDVQVVPVIGAGAALLSKGFIEAAKRHAGKMLDALNQLDPKNEAVIVGIEPPEVYCLKNDYVDLLPHRRDEIASRTARTWLLDEYLLRSDGFSNLRVGRIVQKNNGKEEALMDVVSIRRKEQERGYSTTSNTKTLFQPHCHQRAEGLADDGLPSGTNATVELLRACGYEVEVLDTGCCGMAGTFGYEAEHYELSMQVGELKLFPLLAPSQPPPNPKERVDVIDDVSISDLGEVPVRAVGVVASGAACRMQIEQGADVKAVHPIMLVRDRLMK, from the coding sequence ATGTCTCTTCACCCTGATTTCGTCAACGAACTACGCAAACATTTCACGGGGCATATTCGCCTCGACACCGCCTCTAAAATTTTATACAGCACCGACGCCTCGATGTACCAGATCGAGCCGCTTGGTGTTGCTATTTCCAAAACGCAAGATGACCTGCAATCGGCTGTAGAACTGGCCGCCAAATATAAAGTCCCTATTTTGCCGCGTGGTGCAGGTTCATCGTTGGGCGGGCAGGCGATCGGGCAAGCTCTGATTTTGGATTGCTCACGTTGGTTGGATTCCATCCTAAATATTGATCCTAACTCTCGAACCGCTATTGTCGAACCAGGCGTCGTTCTCGCGGACCTGAACTCTGCGGCCGCCAAACATGACTTGATGTTTGGCCCCGACCCTGCCTCTGCTGAACGCGCGACGATGGGTGGCGTGATCGGTAACAATGCCACAGGTGCACATTCCATTCTTTACGGCATGAGCGCGGACCATTTGCTTTCGGCTGATGTCATCCTTGCAGACGGTACGCTGGAAACATGGGATGAAAGTATCAGATCAAAACTTGCTTCAACAGTAGAGACTATTCGAGAGAAATACGTTGATTTAGTTAAACAACATTACCCTAAAACATGGCGCAATTCCGCTGGCTATCGTTTGAATTATCTTCTGCCTTGGAGCCCAGTTGCACCTCCTCGCTGGATAGGAGATACCTATCCAGCGAACTTGAAACCTGGCACTTGGAACCTGGCACCCTTGCTTGCTGGTTCTGAAGGGACTCTCGCCGTGATGCGCCACGCGAAGGTCAACCTTGTGCCGAAGCCGAAGCATACAATATTGGGTGTGTTGGCATATCAAAGCATCGCAGATGCTTGTGACGATGTGCCTCGCTTGTTGACATTTGAACCAAGTGCTATCGAATTAATTCCGCGTATGATCTTGCAGTTGGCGAGAAGCGTCCCTGCATATGCGAGGCAGATGGGGTGGATCTTTGGCGATCCTGCCGCAGTGTTGGTTGTTGAGTTTAGTGGTGACCAACCATCGGCTTTGAAAGATGCGGTTCGTCGCATTGGCGCTGTATTGGCAATTGCGGAATCCAAAGAAGAACAGACCAAAGTGTGGAACATCCGTAAGATGGGCTTGGGGATATTGGATTCGCGTCCGCAAGCGGCAAGGCCTGTAGCATTCATTGAAGATTGCGCGATCCCTGTGGAGAGGTTGGGTGAGTTTGTGCGCGAAGTAGAGAGGATCATGTCTGCGCACAGCACAGAGGGCGGCATCTACGCTCATGCTTCTGCGGGGTGCCTGCACATTCGTCCTGTTTTGAATTTGCAAAGTGGCGAAGGTGTGCGCGCCATGCGAAGCATTAGCGAGCAAGTCTTCAAGTTGACGATGAGCCTCGGCGGTTCCATGAGCAGTGAGCATGGTGATGGGATCGTTTCGGGGGAGTGGATCGAGAAGACCTATGGCAAAGAAATGACCGACGCGATGCGTGCGTTGAAGTATGCCGCTGACCCCGACAACTTATTGAACCCGAACAAACTATTCGATGCCCCGCCGATGGATACACATTTACGTTTTGACGAGAGTTATCAAGTGAAGGCATGGAACTCTTCTTTGCATTTCGGTCACGAACGCGGAATAGCTGGCGCGATCGAGCATTGTAATGGGCAGGGTGTGTGCAGAAAAACAAATGGCGTTATGTGTCCATCGTATCAGGCGACGCGCGAGGAGCAGAACTCAACACGTGGACGTGCAAACCTTTTACGAGCAATGATAGCTTTTAGCGATGAACAGTTATCTGTCAGTAGATCGCGCGAAGAATTGATGAATGCAACATATCAGGCGCTTGACCTGTGCCTCGCCTGCAAGGGATGTAAAGCGGAATGTCCGAGCGGCGTGGATATGGCGAAGTTGAAATATGCATTCGAGAATGAGTATTACAAGTCGCATCGCCGTCCGTTGCGGGATTATGCGTTTGGATATTTTGATGTGACTGCCAAATTGGCGGCTTCGATTGCACCGCTATCGAATGCGGTGATGAGTATTCCATTGCTCAAGAATATTTTGGCGAAAGTTTTGGGCGTGACAGAGAAACGTCCGTTCCCGAAGTTTGCAACTCGAAGAGCAAAGACGCTAACCACGGAGCCACGAAGTCACGGAGAAAAAATTATTTTCATGTCTGATGCTTTTGCGCGGTATATCGAACCCGATGTGGAACAGGCCGCATTTGATGTGTTGGCGGCATGCGGATACGATGTGCAGGTCGTGCCTGTGATCGGTGCGGGTGCGGCCTTGCTTTCCAAGGGATTTATCGAAGCGGCAAAACGTCACGCCGGGAAAATGCTGGATGCGCTGAATCAGCTTGATCCGAAGAATGAAGCGGTGATTGTCGGGATCGAACCTCCTGAAGTGTATTGTCTCAAAAATGATTATGTCGATCTGTTGCCGCATCGCAGGGACGAGATCGCCTCACGCACCGCTCGAACCTGGTTACTCGACGAATACCTTTTGCGTTCTGATGGTTTTTCTAATTTGCGTGTAGGCAGGATAGTGCAGAAAAATAATGGAAAAGAGGAAGCTTTGATGGATGTGGTTTCGATACGCCGCAAAGAGCAAGAGCGCGGCTACTCAACCACCAGCAATACGAAAACTCTTTTTCAACCTCACTGTCACCAACGTGCAGAGGGCCTTGCGGACGATGGCCTGCCGAGCGGGACGAATGCGACCGTGGAGTTATTGCGTGCGTGCGGCTATGAGGTGGAGGTGTTGGATACAGGCTGTTGCGGCATGGCAGGGACGTTCGGCTATGAGGCCGAGCATTATGAACTTTCGATGCAGGTGGGGGAGTTGAAGTTGTTTCCATTGCTTGCCCCCTCCCAGCCTCCCCCAAATCCGAAAGAGAGAGTTGATGTAATAGATGATGTATCGATTTCGGATTTGGGGGAGGTGCCCGTTAGGGCGGTGGGGGTTGTGGCCTCGGGTGCGGCGTGCAGGATGCAGATCGAGCAGGGAGCGGATGTGAAGGCGGTGCATCCGATCATGTTGGTAAGGGATAGGTTGATGAAATGA
- a CDS encoding IPT/TIG domain-containing protein, with protein MNKKFSRIISFSTLFALLMAVVPFSPVYAADLLSITPSGVINNVDSVITVSGTGFDSSAAVLLDGGALSTNFLNDQTLTATVPSGLSVGDHTITVSMTGGLANNSATLSVTAPVPTLTPEPPTATPTLAPFNRPQFVVVSSKVNGGLQTGNNVTLKVVVENVGQATAYSAQAAYTSADLVPTKTGGVVALGNVPFDDQKDVSQTFYVSAEIYGKGIIVTDLTVTYYDEKGSSYADKFTISIPVNGTVYSGVAAATSTPTGVKSSQLVITEYSSSVDPLQPGEQFALKLTVQNLGNVKAQRITMIVGGGSSGTSGGTPQPGGVSGGSGDFANFAPVGSSNVQSLGDLAAGDKIQVAQNLIVNVSTNPGAYPVKITFSYLNDKSEVINDEQVITLLIYSLPNVDVSFYRPPDPFYTGQPGALPIQVVNLAKRTAVLGNIKLSASSGLIENGSSLVGQLDAGGYFTLDSMFTPEQVGSQSLDVVIEYVDDFNQPRTITKKLEVEVEEAFIEPTPDPSMNGGGGGGGAGGEKKKKRGGGGGGGGGRGGGGGGGGGGGGGGGGGGGGGGGGGGGGGGGREEKRGGGGGGGGRGGGFWVWGGGGGGGGGGGGGGGGGRGEKRGGKKRKGRGRGGAVGKDRFCSRISH; from the coding sequence ATGAATAAAAAATTCTCACGAATTATTTCTTTTTCCACACTCTTTGCTCTGTTGATGGCAGTTGTGCCGTTTAGTCCCGTATATGCGGCTGACCTTCTTTCTATTACACCCAGCGGTGTTATCAACAATGTTGACTCTGTTATCACTGTCTCTGGTACGGGGTTTGATAGTAGCGCGGCAGTTCTTTTGGATGGCGGGGCACTCAGTACGAATTTCCTCAATGACCAAACTCTGACTGCTACAGTCCCCTCTGGGCTTTCTGTTGGAGATCATACGATTACAGTTTCCATGACAGGTGGTTTGGCCAATAATTCAGCTACATTAAGTGTGACTGCTCCTGTTCCTACTTTAACACCTGAGCCTCCCACAGCCACGCCGACTCTGGCGCCTTTCAATCGCCCCCAATTTGTAGTTGTGTCTTCAAAGGTGAACGGTGGATTGCAGACCGGTAACAATGTCACTTTAAAGGTGGTGGTTGAAAATGTTGGACAGGCTACGGCTTATAGCGCACAAGCAGCATATACGTCTGCCGACCTCGTGCCTACAAAAACGGGCGGTGTTGTGGCGCTTGGCAATGTCCCATTTGATGATCAAAAAGACGTCAGTCAGACGTTTTACGTTTCGGCGGAAATTTATGGCAAAGGAATTATTGTCACAGATTTGACAGTGACCTATTACGATGAAAAAGGATCATCCTACGCGGATAAGTTCACGATCTCCATTCCGGTCAATGGTACTGTGTATAGTGGTGTAGCCGCCGCTACTTCAACGCCCACGGGAGTTAAAAGCTCACAGTTGGTGATCACAGAATACTCAAGTAGTGTGGATCCACTTCAGCCGGGTGAACAATTTGCCCTGAAGCTGACCGTTCAGAACTTGGGTAACGTCAAAGCACAGCGTATCACCATGATCGTTGGTGGTGGTTCCAGCGGCACAAGCGGAGGGACTCCTCAGCCGGGTGGCGTTTCTGGTGGTAGCGGCGATTTCGCTAATTTTGCGCCGGTGGGGTCGTCCAATGTGCAGTCGCTTGGTGATCTTGCGGCAGGCGATAAGATCCAAGTGGCGCAGAATTTAATTGTCAATGTATCTACCAACCCGGGCGCTTACCCTGTGAAGATCACGTTTTCTTATTTAAATGATAAGAGCGAAGTGATCAATGATGAGCAAGTCATTACATTATTGATCTATAGTTTGCCCAATGTGGACGTGAGTTTTTATCGCCCGCCAGACCCGTTCTATACAGGACAACCCGGTGCATTGCCGATCCAGGTTGTGAATTTGGCGAAACGGACTGCTGTGTTGGGGAACATTAAGTTGTCAGCGAGTAGCGGGCTGATCGAAAACGGAAGCAGCCTTGTCGGGCAACTGGATGCGGGCGGTTATTTTACGCTTGACTCGATGTTTACCCCGGAGCAAGTCGGTTCGCAGAGTCTTGATGTAGTCATCGAATATGTAGATGATTTCAATCAGCCACGTACGATCACAAAGAAATTGGAAGTTGAAGTGGAAGAAGCTTTTATCGAGCCTACACCTGATCCATCCATGAACGGTGGCGGTGGCGGAGGAGGGGCGGGCGGGGAAAAAAAAAAAAAAAGGGGGGGGGGGGGGGGGGGGGGGGGGGGGCGGGGGGGGGGGGGGGGGGGGGGGGGGGGGGGGGGGGGGGGGGGGGGGGGGGGGGGGGGGGGGGGGGGGGGGGGGGGGGGGGGGGGGGGGGGGGGAAGGGAAGAAAAGAGGGGGGGGGGGGGGGGGGGGGGGGGGCGGGGGGGGGGATTTTGGGTTTGGGGGGGGGGGGGGGGGGGGGGGGGGGGGGGGGGGGGGGGGGGGGGGGGGGGGAGGGGGGAAAAGAGGGGGGGAAAGAAAAGAAAAGGGAGGGGGAGGGGGGGGGCGGTGGGCAAGGACAGATTCTGCTCACGAATTTCGCATTGA
- a CDS encoding ABC transporter ATP-binding protein — protein MTKPFIRIYNLKKHYQMGGTTVRALDGVDLEIMPNTFTVVMGPSGSGKSTLLYLLGGLDRATSGEIWVGDQSMTDMDENSLALFRRRSMGFVFQSFNLIPSMTALQNVAFPMQFAGAKPAQREAQARTLLDQVGLGDRSDHRPTELSGGQQQRVAIARALVNNPSLILADEPTGNLDTSSGVIVMQMLADLHASGRTVLVVTHDPRMVRFATQTIYLLDGHIVSDAEYQSAALEAS, from the coding sequence ATGACCAAGCCTTTCATTCGTATTTATAACCTGAAGAAACATTACCAGATGGGCGGCACAACAGTCCGTGCTTTGGATGGTGTTGACCTTGAAATTATGCCCAACACTTTTACTGTAGTGATGGGCCCTTCTGGTTCTGGCAAGAGCACATTGCTCTATCTACTCGGAGGTTTGGATCGTGCCACCTCCGGCGAAATTTGGGTGGGGGATCAGTCCATGACAGATATGGATGAAAATTCACTCGCGCTCTTTCGCCGCCGAAGTATGGGATTTGTCTTCCAATCTTTTAATCTCATCCCCAGCATGACTGCATTACAAAACGTAGCCTTCCCCATGCAGTTTGCCGGAGCCAAACCAGCTCAACGCGAAGCACAAGCACGCACTCTCCTCGATCAGGTTGGTCTTGGCGACCGGTCTGACCATCGCCCTACAGAACTTTCCGGCGGACAACAACAACGCGTCGCCATTGCCCGTGCACTGGTCAACAATCCGAGCCTGATCCTCGCTGACGAACCGACCGGCAACCTCGATACATCCAGTGGTGTGATTGTGATGCAAATGCTTGCAGACCTACACGCCTCCGGGCGGACGGTTTTGGTCGTTACACACGATCCTCGCATGGTCCGTTTTGCTACGCAGACAATTTATCTGCTCGATGGACACATTGTCAGCGATGCAGAGTACCAGTCCGCTGCACTGGAAGCATCGTAA